The genomic DNA GCCGGTTCTCCGTACGAATTGCTCGACATCCTCAATCTCCAGCAGTCGCTGTTCAACTTCACGATTGATCTGATTCGATGTCTCCAGTGATGTTCCCGGAGGGAGAACAACATTCAGCTGAATTACTCCTTCATTGAACGGTGGGAGGAAATCTTTTTCCAGGTTCACGATAAACAGACCTGCGATTGCGACAGCTGAAAGTGTGGCTGTCAGAATCAAGCGAGGACAGTGCAAGCTGAACCGAATGATCTTATCCCCGCCCCACTTGAGAACTCGCAGTAAGAAACCATCCTTCTCTTCTTCAGTTGATGTTTGATGTCCCAGCAACCAGTACGCGAGTACTGGGGTGACTGTCAGAGAAACGACAAGCGAAGAGAGAATCGAAACGATGTAAGCAATCCCCAACGGAGTGAACAGTCGACCTTCCATTCCCGACAGGGCAAACAGAGGGATGAAGACGAGAATCACAATCATCGTGCCGAAAACGATGGAGTTACGAACCTCAACACTCGCCCGAAAAACAACCAATAACGGATTGAGCGGGGCTTTTTTCTGTCGGTTTTCTTTGAGTCGCCGGAAAATATTTTCAACATCGACAATCGAATCATCAACCAGTTCCCCAATCGCGACCGCCAACCCGCCGAGCGTCATCGTATTGATTGAGAGTCCAAGAAGATGGAAAACGATGACAGTACTGAGCAAGGAAAGCGGGATCGCTGTGAGTGTGATGAACGTCGTGCGGAAGTTCATCAAGAACAAAAACAGGATGACGACAACGAGAATTCCTCCATCGCGAAGAGCTTCAACCACATTCTCGATGGCCCGATCAATAAATGACTTTTGTGAATAGAACGGACGGATTTGCAAGTCCGCCGGAAGAGACGGTTGAAGTTCTGCGATGGCTTCCATAACTAAATCGGTCACTTCTCGCGTATCTGCGTTCGGTTGCTTATTGACAGTGAGCACCACAGCGGGGCCGCCGGTGAATGTTCCATCTTCGTTAAGCAGGAAGGCCGAACTGTCCCCGCGTTTCACTTGCGGTCCTTCAATGACGCGAGCGATTTGAGCCAGTGCGATGGGCTTTGAGTCGCGTACTTTGACGACGACTTTTTGCAGATCCTCAATCGACTGGACGCGCCCCAATGCACGCACGAGAAGTTCATTCGGACCTTGCTCGTCAAGGTAGCCTCCGGTTGCGTTCTCGTTACTGCTCATCACTGCTTGTTTGACATCCTGCAGCGAGACGCCATAAGTGAGCATGGCATCGGGGTCGACAAGAACCTGGAACTGCTTTCGGCCGCCGCCCATTGTGAAGACTTGCGAGACACCGGGAATTGTGAGAAGCCTTTGCCGGACTACCCAGTCGGCAATTGTCCGCATTTCCAGCGAATCGGTTTGTTCGTCTTCGCTCCACATGCCGAGCATAATGATCTGCCCCATGATCGAAGAGATCGGTGCAAGAGTCGGCTTGACTCCTTCGGGCATGTTTTCTTGAACGAGTTGAATTCGTTCATTGACGATCTGACGATCATTGTAAATATTGGTTCCCCAATCGAACTCAACATAAACAACGGAAATCCCAACTCCCGAAGAACTGCGGACTGCTTCGACACCGTTTGCACCGTTCAGAGCTGTTTCCAGCGGGAAGGTGACGAGCGTCTCGACCTCTTCAGGGGCCATTCCGGGCACTTCTGTCATCACGACGACGCGCGGTCTGTTCAAGTTTGGAAATACATCAATCGGGGCCTGAAGCGACTGCCAGGTTCCGTATCCAACAAGAAACAGAGCCGAAGCAATCACCAGCATTCGCTGTCGAAGTGCAAATCGAATTACTGCGTTTAACATCGTTGTTTCCTCATGCCATCAATGACTTTGCCGGTGCGTCCTGGAAGTTTTTAAGGCGGAATTGCGTGCTGTTTTGTGGAAATAAGCGGCTCATCACAAGAGCACAAATCTTCACCGAAACGGAAATCGCAAACTGCTCTAGTGGTTATGACCGGCATGAGGATCGACTCCACCGCCTGACTTATTCTTGAGAGCCATCTGCAATTGATGTGCTCCGACCCGGGCGACAACATCCCCCGGAAAGAGTGAGCCATCGCTCGCGATGACGGCGGAGAATTGATCTTTATACTTCACGTGAACGGGAACCCGGTCGAAGTGATCCCCGTTCTGTTGGAAGACAAAGTATTCAGCCCCCTCACGAGCGAGGGCCTCAACTGGCAAGACAATTTGATCTTGCCATTCTTCAATCGGAACTCGCAGTTGAAGTCTTTGACCGGGTATGTATTTCCATTCCACGTATCGGTTTATGACAGCATGATTATCTTTCACAACTTCGTTGGGTAACCGGACATAAAAGTTCAGTGTGCGCGAGTTTGTTTCAACATGATTCGCAAGATACGCGATCTCCAACCCTTCAAGCACTTTGACACCCGCACCTGGTTGCTGGAAAATTGCATCGACTTTCCAACCCTGTTCGGACGCCCTGCGTAAGCTCGCAATGTCTTGTTCGAAGGCGAGTCCTTCGACGAAGAGTTCATCGTAGTCGGTTAAAATTCCGAGTGTTTCACCCGACTGGACAGCCTGTCCTTTATGAACCTTCAAGTCCTGAAGGATCAACGGGCCAGTATGCTTCTCGCGTGCTTCCGTTGCCAGAACCCCATCTTGAGTGAACGAAACAGGGTGAATCGGTGACTCCGTCAACTTCAATTCATTTTCGGTATGACCATCCACTGAAGGAGCAAAGATTTGTAGCTCTCTGAGCAGGCGTCGTTTGTTTGCGATTTGATCAACTTGCTCCTCAGAGAGTCCATGTAGC from Thalassoglobus polymorphus includes the following:
- a CDS encoding efflux RND transporter permease subunit, whose amino-acid sequence is MLNAVIRFALRQRMLVIASALFLVGYGTWQSLQAPIDVFPNLNRPRVVVMTEVPGMAPEEVETLVTFPLETALNGANGVEAVRSSSGVGISVVYVEFDWGTNIYNDRQIVNERIQLVQENMPEGVKPTLAPISSIMGQIIMLGMWSEDEQTDSLEMRTIADWVVRQRLLTIPGVSQVFTMGGGRKQFQVLVDPDAMLTYGVSLQDVKQAVMSSNENATGGYLDEQGPNELLVRALGRVQSIEDLQKVVVKVRDSKPIALAQIARVIEGPQVKRGDSSAFLLNEDGTFTGGPAVVLTVNKQPNADTREVTDLVMEAIAELQPSLPADLQIRPFYSQKSFIDRAIENVVEALRDGGILVVVILFLFLMNFRTTFITLTAIPLSLLSTVIVFHLLGLSINTMTLGGLAVAIGELVDDSIVDVENIFRRLKENRQKKAPLNPLLVVFRASVEVRNSIVFGTMIVILVFIPLFALSGMEGRLFTPLGIAYIVSILSSLVVSLTVTPVLAYWLLGHQTSTEEEKDGFLLRVLKWGGDKIIRFSLHCPRLILTATLSAVAIAGLFIVNLEKDFLPPFNEGVIQLNVVLPPGTSLETSNQINREVEQRLLEIEDVEQFVRRTGRAELDEHAEGVNTSEYIIDLDLESPRNREEQLEEIREAMADVPGIVTAVEQPLAHLISHMLSGVKAQIGIKIYGDDLDVLRRKADEMKSVMSSVPGVEDLMVEPQVIIPQMRIELDRDKLLLYGLTVSEVNDFIETAMNGQVVSEVLLGQRTFDLLLRLDEDYRENLEHLKRLTIELKDGGKVPLESVANIYESGGPNTVNRENVRRRIILQCNVSERGVVDVVEDIKAKVQPVVNSLPTGYFVEYSGQFESQQSATRIIGALFAVSLIGVFLVLFTMFRSVNLSLQVMAALPMAFIGSVAALVITGQTLTVAAMVGFISLAGIASRNGILLLNHYLHLVKFEGEDWSKSMIIRAGLERLAPVLMTALTSGIGLVPLVLASGEPGKEILYPVATVILGGLISSTLLDFFVHPALFWLFGLKEAQRVVTEAQTEIPLNEEHEEVETGRTLGTHTLEPV
- a CDS encoding efflux RND transporter periplasmic adaptor subunit, encoding MKNRIPKLPLKWIWTSMVVVVFIVGAATIERWLPATQNWVTRTITLFRDGGSDGHGEDAHGADDPHAGHDHAAHAGHNEATSLELSAQARRNVGLTDDQIRPIKLETFRKSITVPALIVEQPGRTRVQIATPMTGVIMHVHALEGEAVKPGSLLFQIRLTHEDLVQAQTEFLRTLGELDVEEREIKRLTDVTRSGAVAGKVLLEREYAKDKLSALLNAQRESLRLHGLSEEQVDQIANKRRLLRELQIFAPSVDGHTENELKLTESPIHPVSFTQDGVLATEAREKHTGPLILQDLKVHKGQAVQSGETLGILTDYDELFVEGLAFEQDIASLRRASEQGWKVDAIFQQPGAGVKVLEGLEIAYLANHVETNSRTLNFYVRLPNEVVKDNHAVINRYVEWKYIPGQRLQLRVPIEEWQDQIVLPVEALAREGAEYFVFQQNGDHFDRVPVHVKYKDQFSAVIASDGSLFPGDVVARVGAHQLQMALKNKSGGGVDPHAGHNH